The following coding sequences are from one Nitrospira sp. CR1.1 window:
- a CDS encoding FMN-binding protein: MMLLLLLLILTGSFALAPMNAQAERVWDSELKRYLTEQEMSLAEVFLTEEEAVKLMFPKSERVKKELVTLPQDKKTLIETRIGWKFPEESFEVYIGETGTHIDGYALVQNTIGKHKPMTYMVGVDAHGLVSNVELLVFREARGSEVRTKRFNVQYEGKSVLDPVRINRDIINISGATMSVRSMTAGIKRVLVLVDEFYLKPQGRGSDTVTAQKTEKGFFKSIFGN; the protein is encoded by the coding sequence ATGATGCTTTTATTGCTGCTGCTCATCCTCACTGGTTCCTTCGCTCTCGCCCCAATGAACGCCCAGGCCGAGCGTGTATGGGACAGTGAGCTTAAACGCTATTTGACAGAGCAGGAAATGTCCCTGGCCGAAGTCTTTCTCACCGAGGAAGAAGCGGTCAAACTCATGTTTCCAAAATCGGAACGCGTGAAGAAGGAGCTGGTGACTCTCCCCCAGGACAAGAAAACCCTTATCGAAACTCGCATCGGATGGAAATTTCCCGAGGAATCCTTCGAAGTGTATATCGGTGAAACCGGCACACACATTGACGGGTATGCCCTCGTCCAGAACACCATCGGCAAACACAAGCCCATGACCTACATGGTCGGCGTGGATGCTCACGGCCTTGTTTCCAATGTTGAATTACTTGTCTTTCGAGAAGCGCGAGGCAGCGAGGTGCGGACCAAACGATTTAACGTTCAATATGAGGGGAAATCGGTTCTCGACCCTGTCCGGATCAACAGAGATATCATCAATATCAGCGGCGCCACGATGTCCGTCCGGTCTATGACGGCAGGAATCAAACGCGTCCTTGTCCTCGTCGACGAATTTTACTTAAAACCGCAAGGACGCGGCAGCGACACTGTGACCGCTCAAAAGACCGAGAAGGGCTTCTTCAAGTCGATTTTCGGAAACTGA
- a CDS encoding HD domain-containing protein: MHRSTRPKPSATQFIQDLGRQLFALNALQLPHESLEAVRVLQLRRLARQIESTIPGHFGHGERTAHYALLLAQRLGLTREQRLDLHYAALLHDIGLLMMPEHLLGRAAPHTLNDYALIQSHPREGATLLSSYLFLQEPARLIAHHHERWDGAGYPYGLRGEYIPGSARILAIADVFDSIASRTNSWDSALRTLRASAGSQFDPTFCATFCDLLRNHDHCPSLHIPNPVTAAMRAEPEVENSIYTHMTGSGI, from the coding sequence ATGCATCGTTCGACACGACCGAAACCTAGCGCGACTCAGTTCATCCAGGACCTCGGGCGCCAGCTCTTCGCCCTCAATGCCCTGCAGCTTCCCCATGAGTCACTCGAGGCCGTCCGGGTACTTCAACTTCGGCGTCTGGCGCGACAGATCGAAAGCACCATCCCCGGACACTTCGGGCATGGCGAACGCACCGCGCACTATGCCCTATTGCTGGCTCAACGCCTCGGACTCACCAGAGAACAGCGCCTCGACTTGCACTATGCGGCATTGCTGCATGACATCGGACTCCTGATGATGCCTGAGCACCTGCTCGGCAGGGCAGCCCCTCATACGCTGAACGACTATGCCCTGATCCAAAGCCATCCTAGGGAAGGGGCCACCCTCCTAAGCTCCTACTTATTCCTCCAGGAGCCGGCACGGCTGATCGCCCATCATCATGAGCGCTGGGACGGGGCCGGTTATCCTTATGGACTTCGCGGTGAGTACATCCCCGGCTCGGCAAGAATTCTCGCCATCGCCGATGTATTTGATAGCATCGCCAGCCGCACCAATTCATGGGACAGCGCTCTGCGAACTCTTCGCGCCTCGGCCGGATCCCAATTTGATCCAACTTTCTGCGCTACGTTCTGCGACCTGCTACGCAATCACGATCACTGTCCCTCACTCCATATTCCCAATCCAGTCACCGCCGCCATGCGCGCCGAACCAGAGGTAGAAAATTCCATCTACACGCATATGACCGGCTCAGGCATCTAA
- a CDS encoding helix-turn-helix domain-containing protein — MSGRSSASVMSFDRLRTFSSELRGESPQWADRLEQVRTEQDLGDLICDLFNLSHAIPPEKQASPTPRILPARITAFINENLHRGMTLKVLANFLGYSEKYCSDLFYRVMGEPFSRYLRRQRVERASALLTTTGHTLAEIASALGFSDQFAFSHFFKRATGQSPMNIRSMRARQHR; from the coding sequence ATGTCAGGAAGATCATCTGCCTCGGTTATGTCGTTTGATCGTCTGCGCACCTTCTCCTCCGAGCTTCGAGGAGAGTCTCCGCAGTGGGCCGACCGATTAGAGCAGGTCAGAACGGAACAGGATCTCGGCGACCTCATATGCGATCTGTTTAACCTGTCACATGCCATTCCGCCGGAGAAGCAGGCCTCGCCTACACCTCGCATATTGCCCGCGCGTATCACAGCCTTTATCAACGAGAACCTCCACCGTGGCATGACGCTGAAAGTCTTGGCGAACTTCCTGGGCTACTCGGAAAAGTATTGTTCGGATCTGTTTTACCGCGTCATGGGTGAACCGTTTTCCAGGTACCTTCGGCGGCAGCGCGTTGAACGCGCCAGTGCACTCCTGACGACTACCGGACACACGCTGGCAGAAATTGCATCAGCACTTGGATTCAGCGATCAATTCGCGTTCAGCCATTTCTTCAAGCGTGCTACGGGACAGTCTCCCATGAACATTCGCTCGATGAGGGCTCGGCAGCATAGGTGA
- the bfr gene encoding bacterioferritin gives MKAKEGVLDILNKVLVSELTAVHQYLLHAALCKHWGYGRLHEHFSHLAHEEVSHSSGLIDHILYLGGAPTMDHLDAVASGKKVSELLEADVAFEREDADALRQGIAHCAKVGDFTTRHRLEDMIIDTEEHIDWFEIQLRTIKQVGEERYLAEQFTSDKS, from the coding sequence ATGAAAGCGAAAGAGGGCGTCCTCGATATTTTGAATAAGGTGTTGGTCAGCGAACTGACCGCGGTGCATCAGTATCTACTGCACGCGGCGCTCTGCAAACATTGGGGGTATGGTCGACTCCACGAGCATTTTAGTCATCTGGCTCACGAGGAAGTCAGCCATTCCTCTGGTTTGATCGATCATATCCTGTACCTCGGCGGTGCTCCAACGATGGATCACTTGGATGCCGTGGCGTCGGGGAAGAAAGTGTCGGAACTCTTAGAGGCAGATGTGGCGTTTGAGCGTGAGGACGCAGATGCGCTTCGTCAAGGCATCGCACACTGCGCGAAAGTCGGTGATTTTACCACCCGGCATCGACTGGAGGATATGATCATCGACACGGAAGAACATATCGATTGGTTTGAAATTCAGCTTCGCACCATCAAGCAAGTTGGAGAAGAGCGGTATCTGGCGGAGCAATTCACCTCCGACAAGTCTTAG
- the bfr gene encoding bacterioferritin gives MKAKQGVIELLNKVLTADLTAINQYFVHAKMCANWGYDRLHHTVRERSIDEMKDADELISHILYLEGVPNVQRMNTVHIGETVPEQLKLDLKAEQEMLALLSEGVVHCAKVADFTTRHMLEDMAKDVDEHIDWIETQMETIKQVGLENYLAEQIKKDS, from the coding sequence ATGAAAGCAAAACAAGGCGTCATAGAATTGCTAAATAAGGTGTTGACGGCGGACCTTACCGCCATCAATCAGTATTTTGTCCATGCCAAGATGTGTGCGAATTGGGGCTATGACCGGCTCCATCACACAGTCAGGGAGCGCAGTATCGATGAGATGAAAGACGCGGACGAACTGATCAGCCATATACTCTATTTGGAAGGTGTGCCCAATGTTCAGCGGATGAACACGGTGCATATCGGTGAAACCGTTCCCGAGCAGTTGAAACTTGATCTGAAGGCCGAGCAGGAAATGCTTGCCCTACTGAGCGAAGGGGTCGTGCATTGCGCGAAGGTCGCGGATTTTACGACGCGACACATGCTCGAGGATATGGCGAAGGACGTGGATGAGCATATCGATTGGATCGAGACTCAGATGGAAACAATCAAGCAGGTGGGGCTCGAGAATTACCTGGCTGAGCAAATCAAGAAAGATAGTTAG
- the topA gene encoding type I DNA topoisomerase, whose protein sequence is MAKSLIIVESPTKARTITKYLGRGYSVMASVGHVKDLPTSKLGVDLEHDFEPQYVTIKGKSKVLADIKKKAQQVDTVYLAPDPDREGEAIAWHIAQELHGKGKKKDGKVYRVLFNEITESAIKRALKAPGEIDMKLVQAQQARRVLDRIVGYQGSQLLWKKVRRGLSMGRVQSVAVRLICDREQEREKFRAEEYWSIVALLRGDNPPAFEAKLHSINGQDADIGTSAQAEEILNAVQGKSFVVQSIERKEKKRNPVAPFITSRLQQEAARKLHFTPKKTMTLAQQLYEGVEIGAEGQTGLITYMRTDSPRISQEATEDARLVIRERFGEEYLPATPNVYKTQKAAQEAHEAIRPTVAARDPESIRQFLEQDQYNLYKLIWNRFIASQMVPAILDVTRVDSSPVGVSVPYVFRTTGTVVKFPGHTAVYLEGIDKESPSQKPKSEQEPEDESDRQLPVLREGESLQLVAQEEQTLPGLISKQHFTQPPPRYNEALLIRELEEKGIGRPSTYAAIISTIQDRKYVEKIEGRFLPTETGRTVNDFLLKGFPDLLDTEFTSHMEEQLDEVEEGTKPWVSAVREFYAPFVKEMELAQSIPGPKDIVEPPTNLPCEKCGRMLEIKWGRNGKFLACPGYKEDPPCKNTQNFEKLPDGTIKIVPKLEETTDEKCEKCSSPMVVKSGRFGKFLACSAYPECKTTKAIALGVKCPQPGCGGDLVQKRTKKGRNFYSCSRYPECEYALWDRPINKPCPKCQAPFLIEKVSKQAGRSIQCRNEEECGYREAG, encoded by the coding sequence ATGGCGAAATCTTTGATCATTGTTGAGTCCCCAACGAAGGCGCGAACGATCACTAAGTATCTCGGTCGCGGCTATTCCGTTATGGCCTCCGTCGGACATGTGAAAGATTTGCCGACCAGCAAGCTGGGCGTCGATCTCGAACACGATTTTGAGCCTCAGTACGTCACGATCAAGGGCAAATCCAAAGTTCTTGCAGACATCAAGAAGAAAGCCCAGCAAGTTGATACGGTGTATTTAGCGCCGGACCCCGATCGTGAAGGCGAGGCGATTGCCTGGCATATCGCACAGGAACTGCACGGCAAGGGAAAGAAAAAGGACGGCAAGGTCTACCGCGTGCTCTTTAATGAAATTACGGAATCGGCCATCAAGCGCGCGTTGAAGGCTCCGGGCGAAATCGATATGAAGCTGGTCCAGGCTCAGCAGGCGCGCCGGGTGCTTGATCGGATCGTGGGGTATCAGGGCAGTCAGTTGCTGTGGAAAAAGGTGCGGCGTGGTCTCAGTATGGGGCGAGTCCAATCCGTCGCGGTGCGACTTATTTGCGACCGGGAACAGGAACGCGAAAAGTTCAGAGCGGAAGAATATTGGTCCATTGTCGCACTCCTGCGCGGAGACAACCCGCCGGCCTTCGAGGCGAAATTGCATTCCATCAACGGACAGGATGCCGACATCGGCACGAGTGCGCAGGCCGAAGAAATTCTCAACGCCGTGCAGGGAAAATCGTTCGTCGTTCAATCGATCGAGCGGAAAGAAAAAAAACGAAACCCCGTTGCGCCCTTTATCACCAGCCGACTTCAGCAGGAAGCCGCCAGGAAATTACATTTCACGCCCAAAAAGACCATGACCCTGGCGCAGCAGTTGTATGAAGGCGTGGAAATCGGGGCGGAAGGTCAGACGGGCCTCATTACGTATATGCGAACCGATTCGCCGAGAATCTCGCAGGAGGCGACCGAGGATGCAAGGCTGGTGATCCGGGAGCGATTTGGGGAGGAGTATTTGCCGGCGACCCCGAATGTGTACAAGACGCAAAAGGCGGCGCAAGAAGCTCACGAAGCCATTCGGCCGACGGTGGCGGCTCGTGATCCTGAATCCATTAGGCAATTTTTGGAACAGGATCAATATAACTTGTATAAGCTGATCTGGAATCGATTCATTGCCTCGCAGATGGTTCCGGCTATCCTGGATGTGACGCGTGTCGATTCGAGTCCGGTAGGAGTATCGGTGCCTTATGTGTTTCGCACGACCGGCACCGTCGTCAAATTCCCCGGCCATACGGCCGTCTATCTGGAGGGGATCGACAAAGAATCGCCGTCACAGAAGCCGAAAAGTGAACAGGAACCCGAGGACGAGTCGGATCGGCAGCTTCCTGTGCTTCGGGAGGGCGAGTCTCTGCAGTTGGTGGCGCAGGAGGAGCAGACCCTGCCGGGCCTTATCTCGAAGCAGCATTTCACCCAACCGCCGCCCCGCTACAACGAGGCGTTGCTGATCCGTGAACTGGAAGAAAAGGGCATCGGTCGTCCTTCCACCTATGCGGCCATCATTTCGACGATTCAGGATCGGAAATATGTCGAGAAGATCGAGGGCCGTTTTCTGCCTACCGAAACGGGCCGGACGGTCAACGACTTTTTGTTGAAGGGGTTTCCGGACCTGCTGGATACGGAATTCACCTCTCACATGGAAGAGCAACTCGACGAAGTTGAAGAGGGGACGAAGCCGTGGGTCTCAGCGGTCAGAGAGTTTTATGCCCCTTTTGTCAAAGAAATGGAACTGGCGCAAAGCATTCCGGGGCCGAAAGACATCGTTGAGCCGCCGACCAACCTGCCTTGTGAGAAGTGTGGTCGCATGTTGGAGATCAAGTGGGGGCGAAACGGGAAGTTTCTGGCCTGTCCCGGGTACAAGGAAGATCCTCCCTGCAAGAATACACAGAACTTCGAAAAACTCCCCGACGGGACGATCAAGATTGTTCCGAAGCTGGAGGAGACGACGGACGAAAAGTGTGAGAAGTGTTCAAGCCCCATGGTGGTCAAATCCGGCCGCTTCGGAAAGTTCCTGGCCTGTTCCGCCTATCCAGAATGCAAAACGACCAAGGCAATTGCCTTGGGGGTGAAATGTCCGCAACCTGGCTGCGGGGGAGACCTGGTTCAGAAGCGTACGAAAAAAGGCCGGAATTTTTATTCGTGCAGCCGGTACCCTGAGTGTGAATATGCGCTCTGGGATCGCCCGATCAATAAGCCGTGCCCCAAGTGTCAGGCACCGTTTCTCATTGAGAAGGTCAGTAAGCAGGCCGGCCGCTCCATACAGTGCCGCAACGAAGAAGAGTGCGGCTATCGCGAAGCCGGATAA
- the dprA gene encoding DNA-protecting protein DprA yields MNSRSLRPWLMLRAISGVGDAILLKLVQAMGSADAVLSATQARLAEVGCRPPLIEAIGRGPDPDAVEQLDRELAALHHRQIDVLTYLDPQYPALLRTIPDPPPLLYLQGTLLESDRQAVAIVGTRKVSAAGRVLAEELACELAGMGFTIVSGLARGVDAAAHRGALAGKGRTLAVMGCGLDRTYPADHGQLRAAIERQGAVLSELPLGSAPHSYHFPRRNRIISGLSLGVVVTEAAVESGSLITARLAGEQGREVFAVPGFVKAENSRGPHSLLKDGARLVESAQDILDELLPQLDAAFRERLGARAEIERPMAQLGAEEAVVYDALSVLPQSIDDVIRRSGLPAAQVTALLLSLELKHCVRQLPGNEYVRLSTGTH; encoded by the coding sequence GTGAATAGTCGATCTCTCCGCCCCTGGCTGATGCTCCGCGCGATCTCCGGTGTGGGGGATGCCATTCTGCTCAAGCTGGTGCAGGCGATGGGATCTGCGGACGCGGTGCTGTCGGCGACCCAGGCGAGGTTGGCAGAGGTCGGTTGCCGGCCCCCGTTGATCGAAGCAATTGGCCGCGGGCCCGATCCGGATGCAGTCGAACAGCTTGACCGGGAACTGGCGGCGTTGCACCATCGCCAGATCGACGTATTGACGTATCTCGATCCGCAGTATCCTGCGCTTCTCCGGACGATTCCGGACCCTCCTCCGCTGCTGTATCTCCAGGGAACATTACTGGAGAGCGATCGGCAGGCTGTGGCGATAGTCGGGACGAGGAAGGTGAGTGCCGCCGGCCGAGTGCTGGCCGAGGAATTAGCCTGTGAATTGGCCGGCATGGGGTTTACGATTGTCAGCGGTTTGGCACGCGGAGTGGATGCCGCCGCGCACCGCGGCGCTCTTGCCGGCAAGGGACGGACGCTCGCAGTCATGGGGTGCGGGTTGGATCGTACGTATCCCGCCGATCATGGGCAGCTCCGCGCGGCGATCGAGCGGCAAGGAGCGGTACTCTCAGAGCTTCCGCTCGGCTCCGCGCCGCATAGCTATCATTTTCCCCGGCGTAACCGCATCATCAGCGGGCTATCGCTAGGCGTCGTGGTGACAGAAGCCGCTGTGGAAAGCGGGTCCCTCATTACCGCGCGATTGGCCGGCGAGCAGGGCCGGGAAGTATTTGCAGTGCCTGGTTTTGTGAAGGCGGAGAACAGTCGCGGGCCCCATAGCTTGCTCAAAGACGGTGCGAGACTCGTCGAGTCGGCGCAGGATATTCTGGATGAATTGTTGCCCCAACTGGATGCTGCCTTTCGCGAACGGCTCGGTGCTCGCGCCGAGATCGAGCGACCGATGGCGCAACTCGGCGCCGAGGAGGCGGTGGTGTATGATGCCTTGTCGGTGTTGCCGCAGTCGATCGATGATGTCATTCGACGCAGCGGGCTTCCGGCTGCGCAAGTCACCGCATTGTTGCTTTCCTTGGAACTGAAACATTGTGTTCGTCAGTTGCCCGGCAATGAGTATGTGCGTCTCTCGACAGGCACTCATTGA
- a CDS encoding Rne/Rng family ribonuclease gives MGVEIAISIAREETRVAVLDNGVVTDLYGDRAKDQDYVGNIYKGRVAKVLPGMQAAFIDIGLEKAAFMHVSDLSMDVEPGDTLVEGDDDDNKDSEVPKPKRQSSKPIEELLSEGQELMVQISKGPIGTKGSRVTTYVSLPGRYLVFMPTVEHIGVSRRIPRDEERARLKEIMKRARRPGFGYIVRTVSEGVKEEELRSDVEFLHVLWQDVLTKRDQQPAPSLLHSDLSLSFRVVRDLFGRRVDRLLIDSREEYNAIRGFVQRFSPEQTSRIHFYDKEESLFDYLGVEQEIARAMSRKVWLKSGGYLVIDHTEAMTVIDVNTGRFVGKRDQEETILRNNLEAAREIAYQVKLRGIGGIIIVDFIDMEREKNRDKVYHALVDAMSSDKARTRISRVSDLGLIEISRERVREDLLRALSEPCHYCDGRGYTKSPMSVAYEIFREVRRLGHEIEQQRVVVGAHPAVALLLQEQEQPGVEELERRYSAKILVTPDDRLHLEQFDLVVM, from the coding sequence ATGGGTGTGGAGATAGCAATCAGTATTGCGCGGGAAGAAACCCGTGTCGCTGTGCTGGATAATGGCGTCGTCACGGATCTGTATGGCGATCGCGCCAAAGATCAGGATTATGTCGGCAATATTTATAAAGGGCGGGTGGCGAAAGTGCTGCCTGGTATGCAGGCGGCCTTCATCGATATCGGGCTGGAGAAGGCGGCGTTTATGCACGTCTCCGACCTGTCCATGGATGTCGAGCCGGGGGATACCCTCGTAGAGGGGGACGACGACGACAATAAGGACTCGGAGGTTCCCAAGCCCAAACGGCAAAGCTCAAAGCCCATCGAAGAGTTGCTATCTGAGGGGCAGGAACTCATGGTGCAGATTTCCAAAGGTCCGATCGGCACGAAGGGATCGCGGGTGACGACATATGTATCGTTGCCCGGGCGCTATCTGGTGTTCATGCCGACAGTAGAGCATATCGGCGTATCCCGCCGCATTCCTCGCGATGAAGAACGCGCGCGCTTAAAAGAAATTATGAAACGAGCCCGACGCCCTGGGTTCGGCTACATTGTGCGGACGGTGAGCGAAGGGGTGAAGGAAGAAGAATTGCGTTCAGACGTCGAGTTTCTGCATGTCCTCTGGCAGGACGTGTTGACCAAGCGTGACCAGCAGCCCGCCCCGAGCCTCTTGCACAGCGATTTGAGCTTGAGCTTCCGTGTGGTGCGCGATCTGTTCGGACGTCGAGTCGATCGGTTGTTGATTGATTCGCGCGAGGAATACAACGCGATCAGAGGGTTTGTGCAGCGGTTTTCTCCGGAACAGACATCCCGCATTCACTTCTACGATAAGGAAGAGAGCCTCTTTGATTACCTGGGGGTTGAACAGGAAATCGCTCGCGCGATGAGCCGGAAAGTGTGGCTCAAGTCCGGTGGATATTTGGTGATCGATCACACTGAGGCGATGACGGTGATCGATGTGAATACCGGTCGGTTTGTCGGCAAACGCGATCAGGAAGAAACCATTCTGCGTAACAATCTGGAAGCGGCGAGAGAGATTGCCTACCAGGTCAAATTGAGAGGGATCGGCGGGATCATCATCGTCGATTTCATCGATATGGAGCGGGAAAAGAACCGCGACAAGGTTTACCATGCCTTGGTGGATGCGATGTCTTCGGACAAGGCCAGGACCAGGATTTCCAGAGTCTCCGATCTTGGATTGATCGAAATTTCCCGCGAACGGGTGCGCGAGGATCTACTTCGTGCGCTGTCAGAACCCTGTCACTACTGCGATGGGCGGGGGTATACGAAATCTCCTATGTCGGTGGCCTACGAAATTTTCAGGGAAGTGCGGCGGCTTGGCCACGAAATTGAGCAGCAACGTGTCGTCGTCGGCGCGCATCCCGCGGTGGCCCTGCTGTTACAGGAACAGGAACAGCCCGGTGTGGAAGAGCTTGAGCGGCGGTATAGCGCCAAGATTCTGGTGACTCCGGATGATCGGCTGCATCTGGAACAGTTCGACTTAGTCGTGATGTAA
- the rodA gene encoding rod shape-determining protein RodA: protein MIDRVIDSRGLDSFDLRFMGLIAVILSVGVLSIYSVTHSQDTAFPFYLKQLVWILLGTVAFLVMYLSDYHKIARLAYPTYAVILIMLAIVLFMGKSSRGAQRWIPIGPFAFQPSEFAKLVLVLVLANYYSRASRVGWLHRVVLPGLIVLPGLLLILKQPDLGSGLSFLAVYAAMLLMVGVRSKALGIILLLSVMLFPFVWEMVWASLHDYQRERVMAFVDPDYDPGGKGYHALQSRIAIGSGELSGKGLYGGTQSQLKFLPEGHTDFVFAVYAEEWGFVGVLVLLALFIALIWVSLEIAARAKDTLGALLAAGIVAMLCFCVVVNIGMTAGMFPIVGIPLPLVSYGGSATIMTMASLGLLLNVKRRRLKLFY from the coding sequence ATGATTGATCGGGTGATAGACAGTCGAGGGTTGGATAGTTTCGATCTTCGCTTCATGGGATTGATCGCAGTCATCCTGTCGGTCGGGGTGCTGTCGATCTACAGCGTGACGCATTCTCAAGACACGGCCTTCCCCTTTTACCTCAAACAGCTCGTCTGGATTCTTCTGGGAACCGTCGCCTTCCTGGTGATGTATTTGTCGGATTATCACAAGATTGCGCGCTTGGCCTATCCGACCTATGCGGTCATTTTGATCATGCTGGCGATTGTGTTGTTCATGGGGAAATCAAGCCGGGGGGCTCAGCGATGGATTCCCATCGGGCCATTTGCCTTTCAACCGTCCGAATTTGCGAAGTTGGTGCTGGTTCTGGTCCTGGCCAATTATTACTCTCGTGCATCGCGCGTGGGGTGGTTGCACCGGGTGGTGCTGCCGGGGCTGATCGTCTTGCCCGGGCTGTTGTTAATCCTCAAACAGCCAGATTTGGGTAGCGGGTTGAGCTTCCTGGCCGTCTATGCGGCCATGTTATTGATGGTCGGCGTTCGCTCGAAGGCGTTGGGCATCATTTTGTTACTCTCAGTCATGCTCTTCCCATTTGTATGGGAAATGGTCTGGGCGTCACTGCACGATTATCAGCGCGAACGGGTCATGGCCTTCGTGGATCCGGACTATGATCCGGGAGGCAAAGGCTACCATGCGCTGCAATCGAGAATTGCCATTGGTTCAGGTGAACTGTCGGGGAAGGGACTCTACGGCGGCACCCAAAGTCAGCTGAAGTTCCTTCCCGAAGGCCATACTGATTTTGTGTTCGCGGTCTATGCGGAGGAATGGGGTTTTGTCGGGGTTCTGGTGTTGTTAGCCCTGTTTATCGCGCTGATCTGGGTGTCATTGGAAATTGCCGCTCGTGCGAAGGACACGCTGGGGGCGTTACTTGCGGCAGGCATCGTCGCCATGTTGTGTTTTTGCGTGGTGGTCAATATTGGAATGACCGCGGGAATGTTTCCCATCGTGGGGATTCCGCTTCCTCTCGTGAGTTATGGAGGCAGCGCGACCATCATGACAATGGCGTCATTGGGGCTGTTATTGAATGTGAAGCGACGTCGGCTGAAGCTGTTTTACTAG